One segment of Nitrososphaerales archaeon DNA contains the following:
- a CDS encoding radical SAM protein, giving the protein MDTIRTLKILGKWSMNRMMGQRRPLIAVFSLTNYCNFYCPMCPFGDPDKERQMKSARQRDLSTGQWKHVMNKVAPYCIWSIVEGGEPTSRKDILELLEHLKSLKLPVTMISNCSLLHTIDLNELRDNVDFVCCSIDSVRKESYCKVRGVTAETYERVMKNLHLLSDYSVKHYINSVITKWNTEEFITGEYFDFVREELDVHTVGLTFVEDRSDVDYSLLPDRQTVLKVCESVLSYMKEHNDPMVLIPPLYWQQIIEYGRTMFDECGVWKSVYVNGDGSVMVPCWKYHTPDHTFSLLEHEVDEIWNMPEWEEVKTCKDCEVLGCIWYSSQGPSVLARGYMRGMSTLIKKQIVDRAA; this is encoded by the coding sequence ATGGATACCATCCGGACATTGAAGATTTTGGGTAAATGGTCCATGAATAGAATGATGGGACAGAGGAGACCGTTGATAGCGGTTTTCAGCTTAACGAATTACTGCAACTTTTACTGCCCAATGTGTCCATTTGGCGATCCTGACAAAGAACGTCAGATGAAATCTGCAAGGCAAAGAGATCTTTCCACAGGGCAGTGGAAACATGTGATGAACAAGGTAGCGCCATACTGTATTTGGTCAATAGTCGAGGGAGGTGAACCAACTAGCAGAAAGGACATTCTTGAATTGCTAGAACATTTGAAAAGTTTGAAGCTTCCAGTTACAATGATATCAAACTGCTCATTATTGCACACAATAGATCTAAATGAGTTAAGGGATAACGTTGATTTTGTTTGCTGTAGCATCGATTCTGTTAGGAAAGAATCGTATTGTAAGGTGAGAGGTGTAACAGCAGAAACTTATGAACGAGTTATGAAAAATTTGCATTTGCTTAGCGATTACAGCGTTAAACATTACATCAATTCTGTAATAACCAAATGGAACACTGAAGAATTTATTACAGGAGAGTACTTTGATTTCGTAAGGGAAGAGCTTGACGTTCATACTGTAGGGTTGACATTTGTTGAAGATAGGTCTGATGTAGATTACTCCCTTTTACCAGATAGGCAAACGGTGTTGAAAGTATGCGAAAGTGTATTGAGTTACATGAAAGAACACAATGATCCTATGGTACTGATACCTCCATTGTACTGGCAGCAGATCATCGAATATGGAAGAACTATGTTTGATGAATGCGGCGTATGGAAGAGCGTCTATGTGAACGGTGATGGAAGTGTAATGGTTCCCTGCTGGAAATATCATACTCCTGATCACACTTTCAGCTTATTGGAACATGAGGTCGACGAAATATGGAACATGCCAGAGTGGGAAGAGGTAAAGACGTGCAAGGACTGCGAGGTTCTTGGATGCATATGGTACTCATCGCAGGGTCCATCTGTGCTTGCGAGGGGATACATGCGTGGTATGTCAACTTTGATAAAGAAGCAGATAGTTGACCGGGCGGCATAG
- a CDS encoding homoserine kinase, with product MINKITARAPSSTANLGPGFDVFGLALDAFYDTVTLEAMRAPALQVEVHGEYGKTIPVQPEANSAGLVVKKMCEQYKIEIGLKVTVEKGIPPGYGLGSSAASASAAAVALNTMFDLQLDRNALVKAAAIGEIASAGTTHYDNVSASLLGGFVIVRAEPLSVVRIDAPKDLILCVAVPKVNVPQKKTEASRSVLPALVSLKQLTQNVANACMVVTGFVLSDLDLISKGIDDVVVEPARKHLIPGYDYVKKNALHAGALAVTISGAGPSMIAITRAGDKVDDICNAMKRGFRSANVDSKAIACKVSDGTKVV from the coding sequence TTGATAAACAAAATAACTGCGCGTGCACCCTCATCTACAGCAAACCTAGGTCCAGGTTTTGATGTCTTTGGTCTAGCACTTGACGCATTTTATGATACAGTTACACTAGAAGCTATGAGAGCACCTGCATTGCAAGTAGAGGTGCACGGAGAGTATGGCAAAACCATTCCAGTACAACCTGAAGCTAATTCGGCTGGCCTTGTTGTAAAGAAGATGTGTGAGCAGTATAAGATAGAAATTGGCTTGAAGGTAACTGTGGAAAAAGGTATTCCACCTGGATATGGGCTTGGCAGTAGCGCTGCATCGGCCTCTGCCGCTGCTGTTGCATTGAATACGATGTTTGACCTACAACTTGACAGAAATGCGCTAGTAAAAGCTGCCGCGATCGGTGAAATTGCGAGTGCCGGTACGACGCACTATGACAACGTGTCTGCATCATTGCTAGGTGGATTTGTGATTGTGCGCGCTGAACCACTGAGCGTTGTAAGGATAGATGCGCCAAAGGATCTCATACTCTGTGTCGCTGTTCCAAAGGTCAATGTACCACAAAAGAAGACTGAAGCTTCGCGCAGTGTTTTGCCAGCCCTCGTTTCTCTAAAACAACTTACACAAAATGTTGCTAATGCATGTATGGTGGTGACAGGATTTGTGCTTAGCGATCTGGATCTAATTTCTAAGGGTATCGATGATGTCGTAGTTGAGCCTGCTAGGAAACACCTCATCCCTGGCTATGATTACGTTAAAAAGAATGCGTTACATGCAGGCGCACTTGCTGTAACAATTAGTGGTGCTGGGCCATCGATGATCGCAATTACAAGAGCAGGAGATAAGGTAGATGACATATGCAATGCAATGAAGAGAGGATTCAGAAGCGCAAATGTGGACAGCAAAGCTATTGCATGCAAAGTGAGTGATGGCACGAAAGTTGTTTGA
- a CDS encoding transposase, with protein sequence MDRIVDPDRESRRGPKGYLPSSIFMALLLMYLKSMNSVLELIRLLKSNPEWLAVLNLKRNVDGKMQHMIPDNSTFSKFARRLGREKILEIFIHAYCD encoded by the coding sequence ATTGATAGAATAGTAGATCCTGATAGAGAGAGCAGGCGCGGGCCAAAGGGCTATCTCCCGAGCTCAATATTCATGGCACTGTTACTTATGTATCTGAAGAGTATGAATAGCGTACTGGAGTTAATACGCCTCCTCAAATCCAATCCAGAATGGCTTGCTGTATTGAATCTGAAGAGAAATGTTGATGGTAAGATGCAGCACATGATACCTGACAACAGTACCTTCAGCAAGTTTGCCAGAAGGCTTGGGAGGGAGAAGATTCTGGAGATATTTATTCATGCATATTGTGATTGA